A window of the Lactobacillus amylovorus DSM 20531 genome harbors these coding sequences:
- a CDS encoding DUF1831 domain-containing protein, producing MANTVVINGDKRKFTLSSDLKLYALIDAGFVKTPKGNFNYEHPLYNDSPYNAPTKLKMTINKDLSHLTMVVTDRSGLQKVNIFKNKQLAPTVELLNYILKDLEERNILLEVKD from the coding sequence ATGGCAAATACAGTTGTGATTAATGGTGATAAACGTAAATTTACTTTAAGTTCTGATTTGAAGCTTTATGCTTTAATTGATGCAGGCTTTGTAAAGACACCAAAGGGTAACTTCAATTATGAACATCCCCTTTACAATGATTCACCTTATAATGCACCTACTAAGTTGAAGATGACTATTAATAAGGATTTGTCACATTTAACTATGGTCGTTACTGATCGCAGTGGTTTGCAAAAAGTTAATATTTTTAAGAATAAGCAATTAGCGCCTACTGTTGAACTTTTAAACTACATTTTAAAAGATCTTGAAGAGCGTAATATTTTGCTAGAGGTAAAGGATTGA
- the mnmA gene encoding tRNA 2-thiouridine(34) synthase MnmA, giving the protein MVDNSKIRVVVGMSGGVDSSVSALLLNQQGYDVVGVFMKNWDDTDDAGVCTATEDYEDVKKVADKIGIPYYSINFEKEYWHRVFEYFLNEYKKGRTPNPDVMCNSQIKFKSFLEFAMDLDADYIAMGHYAKTVKDANGVTHMMRPKDGNKDQTYFLSQLNQDQIKKVIFPLANLTKPQVREIALANGLATAKKKDSTGICFIGERNFRKFLSEFLPAKSGKMVTPDGKVVGEHAGLMYYTIGQRQGLGLGSTKESTDPWFVVGKDLKKNELIVEQGYDSPLLYASRLKASDMSFFTGKPDHDFEMHCSAKFRYRQCDIGVTVKYHAADNTADVYFDEPARAVTPGQALVLYNGEECLGGGNIDAAYQEDKQLQLV; this is encoded by the coding sequence ATGGTTGACAATAGTAAGATTAGAGTAGTTGTTGGTATGAGTGGCGGTGTTGATTCATCAGTTTCAGCACTTTTACTCAATCAACAAGGCTACGACGTTGTCGGCGTATTTATGAAGAACTGGGATGACACCGATGATGCGGGTGTTTGTACCGCTACAGAAGACTACGAAGATGTAAAAAAGGTAGCTGACAAGATCGGTATTCCTTATTATTCAATTAATTTTGAAAAGGAATATTGGCACCGTGTGTTCGAGTACTTCTTAAATGAATACAAGAAGGGCAGAACTCCTAACCCAGATGTAATGTGCAACAGCCAGATTAAGTTCAAGTCATTCTTGGAATTCGCAATGGATTTGGATGCAGATTATATTGCAATGGGTCACTACGCAAAGACCGTGAAGGATGCAAATGGCGTAACTCACATGATGCGTCCAAAGGACGGTAACAAGGATCAGACCTACTTCTTGAGTCAATTAAATCAAGATCAAATTAAAAAGGTCATCTTCCCATTAGCTAACTTAACTAAGCCTCAAGTAAGAGAGATTGCTTTGGCAAATGGTTTAGCTACAGCTAAGAAGAAGGATTCTACTGGTATTTGCTTTATCGGTGAAAGAAACTTTAGAAAGTTCTTGAGCGAATTTTTGCCAGCTAAGTCAGGTAAAATGGTTACCCCAGACGGTAAAGTTGTCGGTGAACACGCTGGCTTAATGTACTACACTATTGGTCAAAGACAAGGTTTGGGCTTAGGTTCAACCAAGGAATCAACTGATCCATGGTTTGTAGTTGGTAAGGACTTAAAGAAGAATGAATTGATCGTTGAACAAGGTTACGACAGTCCACTTCTTTATGCTAGTCGCTTGAAGGCAAGTGATATGTCATTCTTTACTGGCAAGCCAGATCATGATTTCGAAATGCATTGCAGTGCCAAGTTCCGTTATCGTCAATGTGATATTGGTGTTACCGTTAAGTATCATGCTGCTGACAATACTGCAGATGTTTACTTTGATGAACCAGCACGTGCTGTTACTCCTGGACAAGCACTTGTTTTATACAATGGTGAAGAATGTTTGGGTGGCGGCAACATTGATGCAGCTTACCAAGAAGATAAGCAACTTCAATTAGTTTAA
- a CDS encoding histidine phosphatase family protein — protein MQIYFVRHGKTEWNLASRFQGGHGDSPLLPQSKKDIQKLGKYLRGTKFRGIFASPLDRAFNTAQGIDDAMNANLPVTIDERLREFNLGDMEGMKFADAEKKYPKQMDNFWHHPDQYDPTELHGENYPHVIARGKSFAEEMAKRFPNDDDKVLAVSHGAALSAIMGGLLGYPLKDIRKNGGLSNTSLTILETNDGGKTFKPVVWNETSYLGRKLSKTDSL, from the coding sequence ATGCAAATTTATTTTGTGCGTCATGGTAAAACTGAGTGGAATTTAGCCAGTCGTTTTCAAGGTGGACATGGTGATTCACCTTTGCTTCCACAAAGTAAAAAAGATATTCAAAAATTAGGTAAATATTTACGCGGAACAAAGTTTAGAGGCATTTTTGCTAGTCCGCTTGATCGTGCTTTTAATACAGCCCAAGGAATTGACGATGCAATGAATGCTAATTTACCAGTTACAATTGATGAGCGCCTGCGTGAATTTAACCTAGGTGATATGGAAGGGATGAAGTTCGCTGATGCGGAAAAGAAATATCCTAAGCAAATGGATAATTTTTGGCATCACCCAGATCAATATGATCCTACTGAATTACACGGAGAAAACTATCCTCATGTAATTGCTCGTGGTAAGTCTTTTGCTGAAGAAATGGCTAAGAGATTTCCTAACGATGACGACAAAGTTTTAGCTGTTAGTCATGGTGCTGCTTTATCCGCAATTATGGGTGGCCTTTTGGGTTATCCTTTGAAGGATATTCGTAAAAATGGTGGTTTAAGTAATACTAGTTTAACGATTTTGGAAACCAACGATGGCGGTAAGACATTTAAGCCTGTTGTTTGGAACGAAACTAGCTACTTAGGCAGAAAATTATCTAAAACGGATTCTTTATAA
- a CDS encoding tetratricopeptide repeat protein, whose protein sequence is MNNKIEKLYNEGKVDQAIHLLIKKIDEKPQKVENYLQLSTYLIEQGSADQAQKLLEQAQHLVKKPRELSYNLAVCYYMQGDFDKALNLLDQIPNDDLTLYQKALTYLKLGQSQKALAYALTIKKIDERVQELLGDIWLSMGEAKQAEQMYLAIPEDKRTAKVYFLLGVTTLEKDRDQAEKYFDQAKQMDIKYYHHAMNQYASIMKMLNDKEKKK, encoded by the coding sequence ATGAACAATAAAATTGAGAAGCTATATAACGAAGGCAAAGTAGATCAGGCGATTCATTTATTGATCAAAAAAATAGATGAAAAACCGCAAAAAGTTGAAAATTATTTACAGCTTTCAACTTATTTAATTGAGCAAGGCAGTGCCGATCAGGCACAAAAACTGCTTGAACAAGCACAGCATCTGGTTAAGAAACCACGTGAATTAAGCTACAACCTAGCTGTTTGCTACTATATGCAAGGTGATTTTGATAAAGCGCTGAATTTACTAGATCAAATTCCTAATGATGATTTAACTCTTTACCAAAAGGCCTTAACTTACTTGAAACTAGGTCAAAGTCAAAAGGCTTTAGCTTATGCTTTAACGATTAAAAAGATCGATGAACGCGTGCAAGAATTGCTAGGCGATATTTGGTTAAGCATGGGTGAAGCTAAACAAGCCGAGCAAATGTATTTAGCTATTCCAGAAGATAAAAGAACAGCTAAGGTCTATTTTTTGCTAGGTGTAACGACATTAGAAAAAGATCGTGATCAGGCAGAAAAATATTTTGATCAGGCTAAACAAATGGATATCAAGTATTATCACCATGCAATGAATCAATATGCTTCAATTATGAAAATGCTAAATGATAAGGAAAAGAAAAAATAA
- a CDS encoding ATP-dependent RecD-like DNA helicase translates to MVEFTGKVNGIVFENDKDLYKILDVEIIGSLENYSRDEIKVTGNFGDIQISASYRFEGKLVMHEKFGLQFRATSYKQVLPHEEGSLTKYLSSDKFPGIGKKAANTIINELGLNALDILKEKPAKIDTLSLTRKQKDSLLSGLNSMDSYSEIVLKLAQYGINRRIAANIYQLYHGDSLKKLQTDPYAVINDVTGFGFKSADMLGKQLEIKDDDPRRINGAIYQVLIDALSGSGDTYVPLKELLTEASKLLQIDKFDPIANCVLGLQQDGKIVVNDDVAALQSIYQTEVDIAHSMKYLVESRQDQEDEQYSEKEMNAAIKDAEKELKIKYDETQKLAIKNALNHPISILTGGPGTGKTTIINGILLALRKLAEIPASALYSEDPPFLLAAPTGRAAKRMSEITGIGAKTIHRMLGLGIGDAGTGELNELNGEILIIDEMSMVDMFLFKQLLSSINQIRHIVFVGDKDQLPSVGAGNVFSDLIKSQAFPTTILKEIHRQGDDSTIISLAHAVNEGVNEGALFKKTKNYSFISCRPDLVGDAVGQIVELALKRGFAKDDIQVLGAMYHGNGGVDNLNDIIQEIMNPPKAKSKSLEAHNETFRIGDRILQLQNNPEKDIYNGQIGKISSIDEENSKECMVAKFDDREVTFGRKDLNDLTRAYAITIHKSQGSEFPLVVLNLTMQNYVMLKRNLLYTAITRAEKNLVLVGDPRAFEAAFKTPGNDRKTGLASKLRKQLGITVKPENVQEPESKPKEKTKPKQPEDYILTPEKIYSGEIDPMIGMEDIHL, encoded by the coding sequence ATGGTCGAATTTACCGGTAAGGTTAACGGGATCGTTTTCGAGAACGACAAGGATTTATACAAAATTTTAGATGTTGAAATTATTGGCTCACTAGAAAACTATTCACGCGATGAAATAAAAGTGACCGGTAATTTTGGCGATATTCAAATTTCAGCTAGTTATCGTTTTGAAGGCAAACTTGTGATGCATGAAAAGTTTGGTTTGCAATTTAGAGCTACTAGCTATAAGCAGGTTTTGCCGCATGAAGAGGGTTCATTAACTAAATATTTGAGTTCTGATAAATTCCCAGGCATAGGAAAAAAGGCTGCCAACACGATTATCAATGAGCTAGGCTTAAATGCTTTGGATATTTTAAAAGAAAAACCTGCTAAGATTGATACTTTATCTTTAACTAGAAAACAAAAAGATAGCTTGCTTTCTGGGCTGAATTCAATGGATTCTTATTCAGAAATTGTCTTGAAATTAGCACAGTACGGGATCAATCGTCGAATTGCAGCTAATATTTATCAGTTATATCATGGCGACAGTCTAAAGAAACTGCAAACAGATCCTTATGCAGTGATCAATGATGTAACTGGTTTTGGTTTTAAATCAGCCGATATGTTGGGTAAACAGTTAGAAATTAAGGATGATGATCCCCGCAGAATCAACGGTGCGATTTATCAGGTGTTGATTGACGCTTTAAGTGGTAGCGGCGATACTTATGTACCGCTTAAGGAACTTCTGACAGAAGCAAGCAAACTATTGCAAATTGATAAATTTGATCCTATTGCTAATTGTGTCCTTGGTTTGCAACAAGATGGCAAGATCGTAGTCAATGATGATGTAGCGGCTTTACAAAGCATCTACCAAACGGAAGTTGATATTGCTCACTCGATGAAATATTTGGTTGAATCCAGACAGGATCAAGAAGATGAACAATATAGCGAGAAAGAGATGAACGCAGCCATTAAGGATGCAGAAAAAGAATTGAAAATTAAATATGACGAAACGCAAAAATTAGCTATCAAAAATGCGTTGAATCATCCTATTTCAATTTTGACTGGTGGCCCTGGTACAGGTAAAACTACGATTATCAACGGAATTTTACTAGCTTTGAGAAAGCTGGCTGAAATCCCAGCTTCTGCTTTGTACAGTGAAGATCCACCATTCCTTTTGGCTGCACCTACTGGCCGTGCGGCTAAGAGAATGAGTGAGATTACTGGTATCGGTGCTAAAACGATTCACAGAATGCTGGGATTAGGTATTGGGGATGCAGGCACTGGTGAACTAAATGAATTAAACGGTGAAATATTAATTATTGACGAGATGTCGATGGTTGATATGTTCTTGTTTAAACAGCTTTTGTCCAGTATTAATCAAATTCGCCATATTGTCTTTGTCGGTGATAAGGATCAGCTTCCATCAGTTGGTGCGGGTAATGTTTTCAGTGATTTGATTAAGTCGCAAGCATTTCCAACAACGATTTTGAAAGAAATCCATCGACAAGGTGACGATTCAACGATTATTTCGCTTGCCCATGCGGTCAATGAAGGTGTGAATGAAGGTGCTTTATTTAAGAAGACAAAGAACTATTCATTTATCAGCTGTCGACCAGATTTGGTGGGGGATGCAGTTGGTCAAATTGTTGAACTTGCTTTAAAGCGTGGTTTTGCTAAAGATGATATTCAAGTTTTAGGTGCAATGTATCATGGCAATGGCGGAGTAGATAACTTAAACGATATTATTCAAGAAATCATGAATCCGCCTAAGGCTAAAAGTAAGTCACTGGAAGCTCATAACGAAACTTTCCGGATTGGCGACAGAATTTTGCAATTGCAGAATAATCCTGAAAAAGACATTTATAATGGCCAAATCGGTAAAATTAGCAGTATCGATGAAGAGAACTCCAAAGAATGCATGGTTGCCAAGTTTGATGATCGTGAAGTTACTTTTGGGCGAAAAGATTTAAATGATTTAACTAGGGCCTATGCGATTACAATTCACAAATCTCAAGGTTCAGAATTTCCATTAGTAGTTCTCAACCTAACGATGCAGAACTATGTGATGCTGAAACGAAACCTTTTGTATACTGCAATTACCCGTGCTGAAAAGAATTTGGTGTTAGTAGGAGATCCTAGAGCTTTTGAAGCTGCCTTTAAAACACCAGGCAATGACCGTAAAACTGGTTTAGCTTCCAAATTACGTAAACAATTAGGCATTACGGTTAAACCGGAAAATGTTCAGGAACCAGAGTCAAAGCCAAAAGAAAAAACAAAACCTAAGCAACCGGAGGATTATATTCTAACTCCTGAAAAAATTTATTCAGGTGAAATTGATCCAATGATCGGTATGGAAGATATTCATTTATAA